One region of Brassica napus cultivar Da-Ae chromosome A10, Da-Ae, whole genome shotgun sequence genomic DNA includes:
- the LOC106368996 gene encoding nardilysin-like isoform X1, producing MLGFFRDIRTLSLVDSLPRFGLYSKGQLEEGNSGGIGFKRPKKEILLQHNYFFTSRYLLRARTMSVTKAVSSLDDVVVKSPNDRRLYRVIELENGLSALLIHDPDIYLDGSAADGKKTDGDQMDKDDEDGEEEEDSDGSSEDDDDEEMEGDEDEDEVKEKGDHQTKKAAAAMCVAMGSFLDPPEAQGLAHFLEHMLFMGSTEFPDENEYDSYLSKHGGSSNAYTEMEHTCYHFEVKREFLQGALKRFSQFFVAPLMKTEAMERELLAVDSEFNQALQNDACRLQQLQCHTSTKGHPLNRFAWGNKKSLSGAMENGVDLRECIVKLYKEYYHGGLMKLVVIGGEPLDLLESWVAELFGDVKNGSKIRPTLVAEGPIWEGGKLYRLEAVRDVHTLNLTWTLPPLRHAYVKKPEDYLAHLLGHEGRGSLHSFLKVKGLITSLSAGVGDDGINRSSLAYVFGMSIHLTDSGLEKIYDIIGYIYQYLKLLRDASPQEWIFKELQDIGNMDFRYAEEQAADDYAAELSGNMLAYPVEHVIYGDYVYQTWDPKMIEDLMGFFTPKNMRIDVVSKSVKSEEFQTEPWFGSRYVEEDVPLTLMETWSNPSEVDTSLHLPSKNQFIPCDFSIRAINSDADPKSQSPPKCLIDEPLMKFWYKLDETFKVPRANTYFRINLKGAYDSVKNCLLTELFINLLKDELNEIIYQASIAKLETSLSMYGDKLELKVYGFNEKIPALLSKILAIAKSFMPSLDRFKVIKENMERGFRNSNMKPLNHSTYLRLQLLCKRIYDSDEKLSVLNDLSLADLNSFISVVRSQIYIEALCHGNLSEDETVNISNIFKNSLTVEPLPVKCRHGEQIMCFPLNAKLVRDVTVKNKSETNSVVELYYQIEPEEAQSTRMKAMLDLFHEIIGEPLFNQLRTKEQLGYVVECGPRLTYRVQGFCFCVQSSKYGPIHLLERVDNFIKDIEALLEQLDEESFEDYRSGMIARLLEKDPSLLSETNDLWSQIVDKRYMFDFSHKEAEELRSIEKKDVIEWYKTYFRESSRKCRRLAVRVWGCNTDMKETQTDPKSMQVIADAVAFKSTSKFYPSLC from the exons ATGTTAGGATTTTTCAGAGATATCCGCACTCTATCGCTCGTCGATTCATTGCCTCGATTTGGATTGTACAGTAAAGGTCAATTAG AAGAAGGCAATAGCGGCGGAATCGGATTCAAAAGACCTAAGAAGGAGATACTCTTGCAGCACAACTACTTCTTCACGAGTCGTTATCTTCTCAGAGCGAGAACAATGTCTGTTACGAAAGCCGTTTCGAGCTTGGACGATGTGGTGGTGAAGTCACCCAACGATCGGAGGTTATACAGAGTGATTGAATTGGAGAACGGATTGTCTGCTCTGCTTATCCACGATCCAGATATTTATCTCGACGGCTCTGCGGCTGATGGAAAGAAAACCGACGGTGATCAAATGGATAAGGATGATGAGgacggagaagaagaggaagatagTGACGGGAGCTCTGAAGATGATGACGATGAAGAAATGGAAggagatgaggatgaggatgaagTGAAAGAGAAAGGGGATCATCAGACCAAAAAG GCAGCTGCAGCTATGTGTGTTGCAATGGGCAGCTTCTTGGATCCTCCCGAGGCGCAAGGCCTGGCTCACTTTCTTG AACACATGCTTTTTATGGGTAGCACTGAGTTCCCCGATGAGAATGAA TATGATAGTTACTTGTCTAAGCATGGAGGATCCTCCAACGCATACACCGAAATGGAGCATACGTGCTATCACTTTGAAGTCAAGAGAGAATTCCTTCAGGGTGCCTTAAAAAG GTTCTCTCAGTTTTTTGTTGCACCGCTGATGAAGACTGAAGCTATGGAACGAGAACTCCTTGCTGTTGATTCAG AATTTAACCAGGCCCTCCAAAATGATGCATGTCGTCTGCAACAACTTCAGTGCCATACGTCTACAAAGGGTCATCCATTAAATAGATTCGCATGGG GTAACAAGAAGAGCTTGAGTGGTGCAATGGAAAATGGTGTTGATCTACGGGAATGCATCGTGAAATTGTACAAGGAATATTACCACGGTGGATTGATGAAACTCGTTGTCATTGGAGGAG AACCTCTCGATTTGCTTGAAAGTTGGGTTGCAGAACTATTTGGCGATGTCAAAAACGGATCCAAAATTAGGCCAACTCTGGTGGCAGAAGGTCCTATTTGGGAAGGCGGTAAATTATATCGCCTAGAAGCGGTCAGAGATGTTCATACTCTTAATTTGACATGGACTCTCCCTCCTCTTCGCCATGCCTATGTGAAGAAGCCGGAGGACTATCTAGCACATCTATTAGGACACG AGGGTAGAGGAAGTCTTCATTCATTCCTTAAAGTTAAGGGCTTGATAACCTCTCTGTCTGCTGGTGTTGGGGATGATGGAATAAACCGCTCGTCTCTGGCCTATGTTTTTGGAATGTCCATACATCTCACTGACTCTGGTTTAGAGAag ATTTATGACATCATTGGCTACATTTATCAATATCTCAAGTTATTGCGTGATGCGTCACCACAAGAATGGATATTCAAGGAACTCCAAGATATTGGGAACATGGACTTTAGATATGCTGAGGAGCAGGCTGCAGATGATTATGCTGCTGAGCTTTCAG GGAATATGCTTGCTTATCCAGTAGAGCACGTTATTTATGGTGATTATGTATACCAGACATGGGATCCAAAAATGATAGAAGATCTCATGGGTTTCTTCACACCAAAAAACATGAGGATTGATGTTGTTTCGAAGTCAGTCAAGTCAGAAG AGTTCCAAACTGAGCCTTGGTTCGGTTCTCGTTACGTAGAAGAAGATGTTCCATTGACTTTGATGGAAACATGGAGCAATCCTTCAGAAGTAGATACTTCTTTGCATCTTCCTTCAAAAAACCAGTTCATCCCTTGTGATTTTTCCATCCGGGCTATTAATTCGGATGCGGATCCTAAAAGTCAGTCTCCCCCTAAATGTTTAATTGATGAACCGTTAATGAAGTTCTGGTACAAGCTTGACGAAACGTTTAAGGTTCCCCGAGCAAATACGTACTTCCGCATAAATCTGAAGGGGGCATATGACAGTGTGAAGAACTGCCTTTTGACGGAACTATTTATCAACCTTCTGAAAGACGAGCTAAATGAGATTATATACCAG GCGAGTATAGCAAAACTCGAAACTTCTTTATCCATGTATGGTGATAAACTAGAGCTTAAAGTGTATGGCTTTAATGAAAAAATTCCAGCTCTCTTATCAAAAATCTTAGCCATAGCCAAATCCTTCATGCCAAGCCTGGACCGATTTAAG GTTATCAAAGAAAACATGGAGAGAGGGTTTAGAAATAGTAATATGAAGCCGTTGAACCATTCCACATACTTGAGACTGCAACTCTTGTGTAAACGAATCTATGACAGCGACGAGAAGTTGTCTGTCCTAAATGATTTGTCTCTAGCTGATCTCAACAGCTTTATTTCTGTAGTCCGCTCTCAG ATATATATTGAGGCTCTGTGTCATGGTAATTTGTCGGAAGACGAAACAGTGAACATATCAAACATATTCAAGAACAGTCTGACAGTTGAACCGCTCCCAGTCAAATGTAGACATGGAGAGCAGATAATGTGCTTCCCTCTGAATGCCAAACTTGTAAGAGAtgtcactgtgaagaacaaaTCTGAAACAAACTCAGTAGTCGAG CTTTACTATCAAATCGAGCCTGAAGAAGCTCAGTCAACAAGAATGAAAGCTATGCTGGATCTATTTCATGAAATCATAGGAGAGCCATTGTTCAATCAGTTGAG GACAAAGGAGCAGCTTGGCTATGTTGTCGAGTGTGGCCCTCGCTTAACTTATCGTGTCCAGGGTTTCTGTTTCTGTGTTCAATCTTCCAAATACGGTCCAATACATTTGCTCGAGAGAGTCGACAATTTCATAAAAGACATCGAAGCTCTGCTG GAACAACTGGATGAAGAATCCTTTGAAGATTATAGAAGCGGTATGATTGCTAGATTGCTAGAAAAGGACCCTTCTCTCTTGTCTGAGACAAATGACTTATGGAGTCAGATTGTTGACAAAAG GTACATGTTTGATTTCTCCCACAAAGAGGCAGAAGAACTAAGGAGCATAGAGAAGAAAGATGTGATTGAGTGGTACAAAACCTATTTCAGAGAATCATCACGAAAATGCCGTAGGCTTGCGGTTAGGGTGTGGGGATGCAACACCGATATGAAAGAAACTCAGACAGATCCCAAGTCGATGCAGGTCATTGCAGACGCTGTGGCTTTCAAGTCAACTTCTAAATTTTACCCAAGCCTCTGTTAG
- the LOC106368996 gene encoding nardilysin-like isoform X2, which translates to MSVTKAVSSLDDVVVKSPNDRRLYRVIELENGLSALLIHDPDIYLDGSAADGKKTDGDQMDKDDEDGEEEEDSDGSSEDDDDEEMEGDEDEDEVKEKGDHQTKKAAAAMCVAMGSFLDPPEAQGLAHFLEHMLFMGSTEFPDENEYDSYLSKHGGSSNAYTEMEHTCYHFEVKREFLQGALKRFSQFFVAPLMKTEAMERELLAVDSEFNQALQNDACRLQQLQCHTSTKGHPLNRFAWGNKKSLSGAMENGVDLRECIVKLYKEYYHGGLMKLVVIGGEPLDLLESWVAELFGDVKNGSKIRPTLVAEGPIWEGGKLYRLEAVRDVHTLNLTWTLPPLRHAYVKKPEDYLAHLLGHEGRGSLHSFLKVKGLITSLSAGVGDDGINRSSLAYVFGMSIHLTDSGLEKIYDIIGYIYQYLKLLRDASPQEWIFKELQDIGNMDFRYAEEQAADDYAAELSGNMLAYPVEHVIYGDYVYQTWDPKMIEDLMGFFTPKNMRIDVVSKSVKSEEFQTEPWFGSRYVEEDVPLTLMETWSNPSEVDTSLHLPSKNQFIPCDFSIRAINSDADPKSQSPPKCLIDEPLMKFWYKLDETFKVPRANTYFRINLKGAYDSVKNCLLTELFINLLKDELNEIIYQASIAKLETSLSMYGDKLELKVYGFNEKIPALLSKILAIAKSFMPSLDRFKVIKENMERGFRNSNMKPLNHSTYLRLQLLCKRIYDSDEKLSVLNDLSLADLNSFISVVRSQIYIEALCHGNLSEDETVNISNIFKNSLTVEPLPVKCRHGEQIMCFPLNAKLVRDVTVKNKSETNSVVELYYQIEPEEAQSTRMKAMLDLFHEIIGEPLFNQLRTKEQLGYVVECGPRLTYRVQGFCFCVQSSKYGPIHLLERVDNFIKDIEALLEQLDEESFEDYRSGMIARLLEKDPSLLSETNDLWSQIVDKRYMFDFSHKEAEELRSIEKKDVIEWYKTYFRESSRKCRRLAVRVWGCNTDMKETQTDPKSMQVIADAVAFKSTSKFYPSLC; encoded by the exons ATGTCTGTTACGAAAGCCGTTTCGAGCTTGGACGATGTGGTGGTGAAGTCACCCAACGATCGGAGGTTATACAGAGTGATTGAATTGGAGAACGGATTGTCTGCTCTGCTTATCCACGATCCAGATATTTATCTCGACGGCTCTGCGGCTGATGGAAAGAAAACCGACGGTGATCAAATGGATAAGGATGATGAGgacggagaagaagaggaagatagTGACGGGAGCTCTGAAGATGATGACGATGAAGAAATGGAAggagatgaggatgaggatgaagTGAAAGAGAAAGGGGATCATCAGACCAAAAAG GCAGCTGCAGCTATGTGTGTTGCAATGGGCAGCTTCTTGGATCCTCCCGAGGCGCAAGGCCTGGCTCACTTTCTTG AACACATGCTTTTTATGGGTAGCACTGAGTTCCCCGATGAGAATGAA TATGATAGTTACTTGTCTAAGCATGGAGGATCCTCCAACGCATACACCGAAATGGAGCATACGTGCTATCACTTTGAAGTCAAGAGAGAATTCCTTCAGGGTGCCTTAAAAAG GTTCTCTCAGTTTTTTGTTGCACCGCTGATGAAGACTGAAGCTATGGAACGAGAACTCCTTGCTGTTGATTCAG AATTTAACCAGGCCCTCCAAAATGATGCATGTCGTCTGCAACAACTTCAGTGCCATACGTCTACAAAGGGTCATCCATTAAATAGATTCGCATGGG GTAACAAGAAGAGCTTGAGTGGTGCAATGGAAAATGGTGTTGATCTACGGGAATGCATCGTGAAATTGTACAAGGAATATTACCACGGTGGATTGATGAAACTCGTTGTCATTGGAGGAG AACCTCTCGATTTGCTTGAAAGTTGGGTTGCAGAACTATTTGGCGATGTCAAAAACGGATCCAAAATTAGGCCAACTCTGGTGGCAGAAGGTCCTATTTGGGAAGGCGGTAAATTATATCGCCTAGAAGCGGTCAGAGATGTTCATACTCTTAATTTGACATGGACTCTCCCTCCTCTTCGCCATGCCTATGTGAAGAAGCCGGAGGACTATCTAGCACATCTATTAGGACACG AGGGTAGAGGAAGTCTTCATTCATTCCTTAAAGTTAAGGGCTTGATAACCTCTCTGTCTGCTGGTGTTGGGGATGATGGAATAAACCGCTCGTCTCTGGCCTATGTTTTTGGAATGTCCATACATCTCACTGACTCTGGTTTAGAGAag ATTTATGACATCATTGGCTACATTTATCAATATCTCAAGTTATTGCGTGATGCGTCACCACAAGAATGGATATTCAAGGAACTCCAAGATATTGGGAACATGGACTTTAGATATGCTGAGGAGCAGGCTGCAGATGATTATGCTGCTGAGCTTTCAG GGAATATGCTTGCTTATCCAGTAGAGCACGTTATTTATGGTGATTATGTATACCAGACATGGGATCCAAAAATGATAGAAGATCTCATGGGTTTCTTCACACCAAAAAACATGAGGATTGATGTTGTTTCGAAGTCAGTCAAGTCAGAAG AGTTCCAAACTGAGCCTTGGTTCGGTTCTCGTTACGTAGAAGAAGATGTTCCATTGACTTTGATGGAAACATGGAGCAATCCTTCAGAAGTAGATACTTCTTTGCATCTTCCTTCAAAAAACCAGTTCATCCCTTGTGATTTTTCCATCCGGGCTATTAATTCGGATGCGGATCCTAAAAGTCAGTCTCCCCCTAAATGTTTAATTGATGAACCGTTAATGAAGTTCTGGTACAAGCTTGACGAAACGTTTAAGGTTCCCCGAGCAAATACGTACTTCCGCATAAATCTGAAGGGGGCATATGACAGTGTGAAGAACTGCCTTTTGACGGAACTATTTATCAACCTTCTGAAAGACGAGCTAAATGAGATTATATACCAG GCGAGTATAGCAAAACTCGAAACTTCTTTATCCATGTATGGTGATAAACTAGAGCTTAAAGTGTATGGCTTTAATGAAAAAATTCCAGCTCTCTTATCAAAAATCTTAGCCATAGCCAAATCCTTCATGCCAAGCCTGGACCGATTTAAG GTTATCAAAGAAAACATGGAGAGAGGGTTTAGAAATAGTAATATGAAGCCGTTGAACCATTCCACATACTTGAGACTGCAACTCTTGTGTAAACGAATCTATGACAGCGACGAGAAGTTGTCTGTCCTAAATGATTTGTCTCTAGCTGATCTCAACAGCTTTATTTCTGTAGTCCGCTCTCAG ATATATATTGAGGCTCTGTGTCATGGTAATTTGTCGGAAGACGAAACAGTGAACATATCAAACATATTCAAGAACAGTCTGACAGTTGAACCGCTCCCAGTCAAATGTAGACATGGAGAGCAGATAATGTGCTTCCCTCTGAATGCCAAACTTGTAAGAGAtgtcactgtgaagaacaaaTCTGAAACAAACTCAGTAGTCGAG CTTTACTATCAAATCGAGCCTGAAGAAGCTCAGTCAACAAGAATGAAAGCTATGCTGGATCTATTTCATGAAATCATAGGAGAGCCATTGTTCAATCAGTTGAG GACAAAGGAGCAGCTTGGCTATGTTGTCGAGTGTGGCCCTCGCTTAACTTATCGTGTCCAGGGTTTCTGTTTCTGTGTTCAATCTTCCAAATACGGTCCAATACATTTGCTCGAGAGAGTCGACAATTTCATAAAAGACATCGAAGCTCTGCTG GAACAACTGGATGAAGAATCCTTTGAAGATTATAGAAGCGGTATGATTGCTAGATTGCTAGAAAAGGACCCTTCTCTCTTGTCTGAGACAAATGACTTATGGAGTCAGATTGTTGACAAAAG GTACATGTTTGATTTCTCCCACAAAGAGGCAGAAGAACTAAGGAGCATAGAGAAGAAAGATGTGATTGAGTGGTACAAAACCTATTTCAGAGAATCATCACGAAAATGCCGTAGGCTTGCGGTTAGGGTGTGGGGATGCAACACCGATATGAAAGAAACTCAGACAGATCCCAAGTCGATGCAGGTCATTGCAGACGCTGTGGCTTTCAAGTCAACTTCTAAATTTTACCCAAGCCTCTGTTAG
- the LOC106365325 gene encoding putative protein TPRXL, translated as MPQLDRSRVSSAKLLSVVVDGDYYGRSSAAVPFKWESQPGTPIRLFKRSSGSDSDFNSPVSAPLTPPPSYFSASPSSTKLKRANVRSGSLVNKNRSDPSSPVASSSSSSSSTSSVPSSPMRTSDSYGRNSRRPMWYGSRHYNAKSSGCYGSIIKLFLRDVK; from the coding sequence ATGCCTCAGCTGGATCGCTCTAGGGTCTCTTCGGCTAAGCTCCTTTCTGTGGTCGTGGACGGCGACTATTATGGCCGATCATCTGCTGCGGTTCCCTTCAAATGGGAATCTCAGCCCGGAACTCCCATAAGACTTTTCAAACGATCTTCAGGTTCTGATTCCGATTTCAACTCTCCTGTTTCAGCTCCACTCACACCTCCTCCCTCTTACTTCAGCGCTTCTCCTTCCTCTACAAAGCTTAAAAGAGCCAACGTTCGTTCTGGTTCCTTGGTCAACAAGAATCGTAGCGACCCCTCATCTCCGgttgcttcatcttcatcatcctcGTCTTCAACATCTTCTGTGCCATCCTCTCCAATGAGGACGTCGGATTCGTACGGAAGGAACAGCAGAAGACCAATGTGGTACGGATCTAGACATTATAATGCTAAGTCTTCAGGATGCTACGGTTCCATCATCAAGTTGTTTCTAAGAGATGTCaagtaa
- the LOC106368995 gene encoding protein TIC110, chloroplastic — protein sequence MNPTAINAPISPSPRSPLLCHFLTPLPLRLSNSQSQTRRRYRASFPRCAATPSEQPLVMSNKKELTGLQPIVEKMTPPVRLATSAVVLAASLATGYGLGLRLMGSKNIALGGAAVAGAAGGALVYALNSAVPEVAAIGLHNYVAEFEDPASVTKEDIEKIASRYGVNKGDEAFQAEICDIYCRYVTSVLPAEGQSLKGDEVEKIVKFKSALGIDDPDAASMHMEIGRRIFRQRLETGEREGDAEQRRAFMRLVYVSALVFGDAASFLLPWKRVLKVTDAQVEIAIRENAKQLYAERLKLVGRDINVENLVDLRKAQLSFKLSDELAEELFREHTRTVAIENITSALGVLKNRTRAVKSMSLVVEELEKVLEFNNLLVSLKSHSEAANFARGVGPISLIGGESDFERRMDDLKLLYRAYVTDALSSGRIEENKLVAMSQLRNILGLGTREAEAISVDVTSKAYRKRLANAFSSGDLEAQDSKAKYLQKLCEELHFDAQKASAIHEDIYRQKLQQCVTDGELSDDNVAALLRLRVMLCIPQQTIEAAHAEICGSIFEKVVREAISSGVDGYDAETRKSVRKAAHGLRLSRETAMSIASKAVRRVFTNYIRRARSAENRTESAKELKKMIAFNKLVVTEMVADIKGESSDKEPEEPVQEKKENGEDEEWGSLESLRKTRPDKELAEKMGKPGQTEITLKDDLPDRDRIDLYKTYLLYCLTGEVTRIPFGAQITTKRDDSEYLLLNQLGGILGLTSKEIVNIHVGLAEQAFRQQAEVILADGQLTKARVEQLDELQKEVGLPQPQAEKVIKNITTTKMANAIETAVNQGRLNIKQIRELKEANVSLDSMIAVSLREKLFKKTVNDIFSSGTGEFDETEVYETIPSDLSIDVEKAKGVVHDLAQSRLSNSLIQAVALLRQRNAKGVVSSLNDLLACDKAVPAEPLSWEVSEELSDLYSIYSKSDPKPAPEKVSRLQYLLGIDDSTATALSEMEDGAFSSAAEEGNFVF from the exons ATGAATCCCACAGCCATCAACGCTCCAATCTCACCTTCCCCTCGCTCCCCTCTACTCTGCCACTTCCTCACTCCGTTACCTCTCCGTCTATCCAACTCTCAGTCTCAGACTCGCCGTCGCTACCGAGCTTCGTTCCCTCGCTGCGCAGCTACTCCCTCCGAACAGCCCCTGGTGATGTCTAACAAGAAGGAGCTCACTGGATTGCAACCGATTGTAGAGAAAATGACGCCGCCGGTGAGGCTAGCGACTTCCGCTGTCGTTCTAGCGGCCTCTTTAGCTACTGGCTATGGGCTTGGGCTTCGGTTAATGGGCTCAAAGAATATCGCCCTTGGTGGAGCTGCTGTAGCTGGAGCAGCTGGTGGAGCTCTCGTCTATGCTCTGAACTCGGCCGTGCCGGAGGTTGCTGCCATCGGTTTGCATAATTATGTCGCGGAATTCGAAGATCCCGCCTCTGTGACGAAAGAGGATATAGAAAAGATCGCTTCTAG GTATGGTGTTAATAAAGGAGATGAGGCGTTCCAGGCTGAGATATGTGATATATATTGCCG GTATGTGACTTCCGTGCTTCCAGCTGAAGGACAGTCTCTTAAAGGAGATGAAGTGGAGAAGATTGTTAAATTCAAAAGTGCTCTGGGAATAGACGACCCTGATGCAGCCTCCATGCACATGGAG ATTGGTCGGAGGATTTTTAGGCAAAGGCTTGAGACTGGGGAGCGTGAAGGGGATGCAGAACAGCGTCGG GCATTTATGAGGCTTGTATATGTTTCAGCTCTTGTTTTTGGAGACGCTGCCTCCTTCCTCTTACCTTGGAAGCGAGTGCTGAAGGTCACAGATGCTCAG GTTGAGATTGCTATTCGTGAAAATGCAAAGCAGCTGTATGCCGAAAGGTTGAAATTAGTTGGTAGAG ATATTAACGTAGAAAACCTTGTGGACCTTAGAAAAGCACAACTATCATTCAAGCTTTCTGATGAG CTTGCTGAAGAGCTGTTTAGAGAACATACAAGAACAGTAGCCATAGAGAATATTACATCTGCACTTGGCGTACTAAAAAACCGCACACGAGCAGT GAAGAGTATGTCACTTGTTGTGGAAGAGCTTGAAAAAGTACTGGAGTTTAACAACCTGTTGGTTTCCTTAAAAAGTCATTCAGAGGCAGCTAATTTTGCACGGGGTGTTGGCCCTATATCTTTAATAG GTGGTGAATCTGATTTTGAGAGGAGGATGGATGATTTAAAGCTACTTTATAGAGCGTATGTTACGGATGCTTTATCGAGTGGGCGCATTGAAGAAAACAAG CTTGTGGCGATGAGCCAACTGAGAAACATTCTCGGACTGGGAACACGGGAGGCTGAAGCTATTAGTGTTGATGTCACGTCCAAGGCATACCGTAAAAGACTTGCTAACGCTTTTTCTAGTGGTGACCTTGAAGCACAAGACAGTAAAGCAAAATATCTTCAGAAGCTATGCGAAGAGCTCCACTTTGATGCACAGAAGGCAAGCGCAATCCATGAAG ATATCTATAGGCAGAAGCTTCAACAATGTGTTACGGATGGAGAGCTGAGCGATGACAATGTTGCTGCTTTATTAAGGTTAAGAGTCATGCTCTGTATTCCTCAGCAAACTATTGAGGCTGCTCATGCAGAAATCTGTGGAAGCATATTTGAAAAG GTTGTCAGAGAAGCAATTTCTTCTGGAGTGGATGGTTATGATGCTGAAACTCGTAAATCAGTAAGAAAGGCTGCTCATGGTCTTCGGTTATCCAGAGAGACTGCCATGTCTATTGCTAGCAAGGCT GTCCGTAGGGTTTTCACAAACTATATCAGACGAGCAAGATCGGCAGAGAACCGCACCGAGTCAGCAAAGGAGCTCAAGAAGATGATTGCTTTCAACAAGTTAGTTGTGACTGAAATGGTGGCTGACATTAAGGGAGAATCTTCTGATAAAGAACCTGAGGAACCTGTtcaagagaaaaaagaaaatggtGAAGATGAGGAATGGGGATCTCTCGAATCTCTCAGAAAGACAAGACCTGACAAAGAACTCGCGGAGAAGATGGGAAAGCCTGGCCAGACTGAGATAACTCTTAAAGATGACCTTCCGGACAGGGACAGGATCGATCTCTACAAAACATACTTGCTCTACTGTCTAACCGGAGAGGTAACAAGAATCCCGTTCGGCGCCCAGATCACAACAAAGAGAGACGACTCAGAGTACTTGCTTCTGAACCAGCTTGGTGGGATCCTTGGATTGACTTCGAAAGAAATAGTCAACATTCACGTAGGTTTAGCCGAGCAGGCTTTCAGGCAACAAGCCGAAGTGATTTTAGCTGATGGGCAATTGACGAAGGCAAGAGTAGAGCAGTTAGACGAGCTCCAGAAAGAAGTTGGGTTGCCTCAGCCACAAGCGGAGAAGGTTATAAAGAACATAACGACCACAAAAATGGCGAACGCGATAGAAACCGCTGTTAACCAAGGAAGACTGAACATAAAGCAGATACGGGAGCTCAAGGAGGCAAACGTGAGTCTGGACAGCATGATCGCTGTGAGTCTGAGAGAGAAACTGTTCAAGAAGACGGTGAATGACATATTCTCATCAGGAACAGGTGAGTTCGATGAAACTGAAGTCTACGAGACAATCCCATCTGATCTCAGTATTGATGTGGAAAAGGCCAAAGGCGTTGTCCATGACCTTGCTCAGAGTAGATTATCTAACTCGCTGATCCAAGCCGTGGCATTGCTCAGGCAGAGAAACGCCAAAGGAGTG gtCTCGTCGCTGAATGATTTGCTGGCATGCGACAAAGCTGTGCCGGCTGAGCCGTTATCATGGGAGGTCTCGGAGGAGTTATCCGATCTATATAGTATCTATTCAAAGAGTGATCCCAAGCCGGCGCCAGAAAAGGTGTCGAGGCTACAGTATCTGCTGGGAATAGATGATTCAACTGCGACGGCCCTCAGTGAGATGGAAGATGGTGCATTCTCTTCTGCTGCAGAAGAAGGCAACTTCGTTTTCTGA
- the LOC106365323 gene encoding uncharacterized protein LOC106365323 encodes MGNSLRCCLACVLPCGALDLIRIVHLNGYVEEITRSITAGEILQANPNHVLSKPCSQGVVRKILILSPESELKRGSIYFLIPDSSLPEKKRRRKDGHNRPKKILINKPSADAGEVKEDDECAKLCEKYLEEVVSSRSSGKEHRHRRRHSRSASVSTWRPHLDSISEDVN; translated from the coding sequence atgggaaaCAGCTTAAGGTGTTGTCTAGCTTGTGTTCTACCATGTGGAGCACTAGATTTGATCAGGATCGTTCATCTAAACGGCTACGTTGAAGAGATCACACGGTCAATAACCGCCGGAGAGATCCTCCAAGCAAACCCTAACCATGTCTTAAGCAAACCATGTTCTCAAGGTGTTGTCCGCAAAATCTTGATCTTGTCCCCTGAATCCGAGCTCAAGCGAGGAAGTATCTATTTTCTCATCCCGGACTCTTCCTTGCCGGAGAAGAAAAGGAGGAGAAAAGACGGTCATAATCGTCCTAAAAAGATTCTCATCAACAAACCTAGCGCTGATGCCGGAGAAGttaaagaagatgatgaatgtgCCAAGTTGTGTGAGAAATACTTAGAAGAAGTTGTGTCATCGAGGTCGAGTGGTAAAGAACACCGTCATCGCCGGCGACATAGTAGATCGGCGTCAGTATCCACGTGGAGGCCTCACCTTGATAGTATCTCTGAGGATGTTAATTAA
- the LOC106345591 gene encoding protein translation factor SUI1 homolog 1-like codes for MGNCSVYIMVFCTHLSVLNSYYDVGLLAQVSDSLSFCPSDQQSFMSELDSQVSTAFDPFADANAEDSGAGTKEYVHIRVHQRNGRKSLTTVQGLKKEYIYSNILKDLKKEFCCNSTLVHDSELGHVHVYFTARYLRTSRKSFVATVHWLQTQ; via the exons ATGGGTAACTGTTCTGTTTATATCATGGTGTTTTGTACCCATCTGAGTGTGTTAAACTCTTATTATGACGTTGGTCTTCTTGCTCAGGTCTCAGATTCTCTGTCCTTTTGCCCATCAGATCAACAAAGTTTCATGTCTGAACTTGATTCCCAGGTCTCTACTGCCTTCG ACCCGTTTGCTGATGCGAATGCTGAGGACTCAGGTGCGGGAACAAAGGAGTACGTCCACATCCGTGTGCATCAGCGCAATGGTAGGAAAAGCTTGACAACAGTCCAAGGGTTGAAGAAAGAGTATATTTACAGCAATATACTTAAGGACctcaagaaagagttttgtTGCAACAGTACATTGGTTCATGACTCTGAACTCGGACATGTTCATGTTTATTTTACAGCAAGATATTTAAGGACctcaagaaagagttttgtTGCAACGGTACATTGGTTGCAAACACAATAA